The Oncorhynchus nerka isolate Pitt River linkage group LG5, Oner_Uvic_2.0, whole genome shotgun sequence nucleotide sequence TCATTCCAACATACATCCAACGATCAGCCGCTCAGAGCTTTTCCAGTCCATATTTCCAGCTCAACACATTGCACATGGCATATGAGCAGTGGCCTGTAAGAACTTAATCTCGCCAAAAATGACTCTGGTGTAAATAACATACAAATGTTCTCTCCGTTCCGAGTTGGATGTGCTGCATTTGGTGAACATACTCACTCCTTAAACATCATCTTCGCTGTTAGCAGAAAATACTTCTAAATAACTTGAGGATGTTTTTACCTCAGTGAAAACTGTATTGAAGAACAATATGAAAATTATAGACAATATGTACATGACTTTATGCTTGCCTAAATGTTAATTATATAGAGTATAAATAGCCAGTGGTCTGTAGAGGACAAATACATTACAGTCTAGGATGTGTTTAGGCACTTTATGAGACTCTATTGCTCGGTTGATGGATGGAGTTTTGAAGCATTTATCTGGTTTTAAAGTAATTACGCTCTGATTTTTGTTTTGGATCCTTTTCAATTGAATTTGTACATGATGGCGCTGTCAGACTGGGAAAAGAATGACTGTCGCCATTTCAATAATTAGAACACGGTACTAACTGTCACGGAGAACAAATGACCTGAAACTGTGGCGCTTGAGAACATTTTGAATGATTGTTTATCATTGCACAGTCATGCATGTTTCTGCTAAACCCTGAATCAGATTGTGCTCTCCATCCGGTATCCTCGATTAAATTCTCTTGATTTTTCTTCCCTGTGAAACAACTTTGCATGAATAGCCAACCATCTGTCATTCTTAGTTCATCTCAATTTCCATTTCATTCCAATGAGTCAAGTTAGAATGAATTCATCTCATTTGAAGTCAGTGCTGGAGCAACAGCTTCATTGAGTGTGTGGATAAAAGCACTTTGTCTGAAACACTCTGACTTGGTTGTTTTGACCTGTAGTAGTCAGAATGGCAATTATTATTTTAGTGCGTAAAGTTGAGTCGCCTTTTTCCCTGCACAGATACAGTATGCCCAGCTTACACGCACAATTATGTCTGACGGCTCTATATTAAGTTTAGTTGGCAAGTACATGAGAGTATGTATTTATATTGTTGAAACGTGTTTGTTCATTGTTTTCAGTCAAAATCCCTTTATCCTGACTCCAGACCGGTTTGTGCACCAAACAACTCCTCTCTGCTGTGTTTCTTTGTTGTCATGACAAACGTGTATGTTGTCAGAGaagtatgtgtttgtgtgactcatcagtgctttctgtggtggggtACAGAAATGTCATCATATTAGCTCAAAGTCCTATTGTCTGATATTTGCAACATGTCCGCATGTGTAAGGATGGCGTCAACGTCGTCTCTCCCACATTAACTGCTCTTTGAGGTAATCTTCACACTTGTGATTCATCACGGAGATCCCGTCTTGCAAATAGGGTCCAAGTTGACTTTCAAAATGCCAGCAAAGAGACTTTTTCGTCTCAAAGATGGATTTGTCTCTCCTCGAGGATACAGTTCCTGATCTGTGGTAATGGCAATAGATCACGAAAACACATTATTCTTGAGTAGCTGGGAGGAAAACATGGGGGGCTGAAAGGCTCCAGATGAACAAGGGATAATGCTAATGACTGAACTGCAGACCTGGGTGCACGGCATAACATTTTCAAATCTTTCAAACGAGATTTTAGGCCTAATCTTTCAAATAGTTTCAGCGTTTCGATcgagcctgcctggagtgccagctTGCACTTTTCTGACAACTCCATTGGTTCCACTGTGCCGGGAAAGCTCAATCTAGCACAGCCAAACGAACTTGAAAGAATTTGCCTGTAGTCTCTCTTGACCAACATTCATAGACTAATGAGATACTATATGCCAGATACTGGTGAACTgtggacattttttttttaactcctTGCGGttcttcttgtctctctcttgtaCAGGCTATGCTCTCCAGATCCAATGTTACCAGTGTGAGGAGGTGAAAAACAATGAATGCTCCACGCCGGAGTTCATTGTCAACTGCACGGTCAACGTGCAGGACATGTGTCAGAAGGAGGTACTGGTGAAGAAGGATGGTAAGAAAACAGCGTCCCATTCCTTTCCTCGCTTGTTCTACATTGGATAGAGCTAGTGGGAGAAGTAGTCCCTTCTCGCTGACGCTGTATCTCCGCCACAGCAGAGCGTGAGCTTCAGTCTGACGAGAGAGacctgtgagagagagacaggaaggttGGAGGATCTGTTTTGTGTCAGAAGGGTGGGGCCGGATTCGAACCCACGCCAACACAATATAAATGTATTCTGTAGCTAGACCACCCCAGGCCACACTGCCTTCTCTGACACCTACCTTGCCATGCAAAACCAAGTCACACCGGACTGTAACACTTTTTAACATGTGACCTAAATACGGTATATTTTCCTCTTTCCTgcacttcctctctatctctgaaTTCAGTGGAACTGATCTATAAGGTCTCCTTGTAACATCAACAAATGAGATCATAAACTAGGCCTACATGCCCACTACATCAATTGGGACCTACAGTGTATCAACGAATCTCCATAGATGAAGAGGCTATTACCATAGTTAATGAATGGTTTATGGCTCATATTATTTTAATGGGATTATCCCAAAGGGTGGTTAACCCCTTGGTTGCTGGTTGCTGTACTCAGTTGATCCATGCAATATtttttattataaactgggtgggtcgagccctgaatgctgattggctgacagccgtggtatatcagacatttatttgtactgctgtaccagtttataatagcaacaagacacctcaggggtttgtggtataagGCCAATATAACACAATTAAAGGCTGCATCCAGGCACTATGAGTtgtgtcgtgcataagaacagccattAGTAGTGGTATATTGCCCATACACCACACCccttcgtgccttattgcttaacccTCCTGCCGTGTTCCGGTCAAATTGGACTGATTTACaagttttctctctgaaaaaCGTAGTTAATTTAATCggattgtcataaggttccatgactttgtccacacagggcatctgaacacacaaattACATTTGGATGATTTTCATAACATTTTGGGGGTTTTATTGAACTTTTGTACACCTGTTGGGTTCCTGGTCAAAAATGACCAGTAATTAGAAATTAATGGGTGAGAATACAATTAATGTATacaattgagttcaggcacatgcccattcatcagatggacacacttcctctcccagacccccatataatgtgtgtttgagcacacacacacacacatcactcccctccttggcttccatggcaacccccacgggaacctttccccaatagaataTTTCCCCCAGGGGAACCACACCTGTTAGCATTCTCACAGacaatcgcaacattgtttcaataatatatagaacttttctcaGGCTCTGGTATGTAAATCTTTTTTGAGGCCTTtctcacaattcattctgtgacagcacaatgaccaaacgatatattgtatgtgaggctcttgatcatatctttgatcataacactggtgaggaggagagagtccttgttaaactttgacacaaagtagtccGTGATGAATAGaacaatatgtttcatctgagtatttgtttttgtcaaaataatccatacatgATGCTTTTTTTTTCCATCTCAAAAACGAGTTGTaggagctcaggtcaatgaggcctacaggccataaatagtaaatagaagttcaaaacttgtaatgttcacaagaactaTAAGTTGATAAAAAatatctaacacaacattaggtgataatatatgtattattatggatttataatcagctcTAATGGGGGTGGTCATTTTGGACCCGGGAACACAGAATTCattaacatgaaacgaacacaacaaGAGGGTTAATGAGAGAACGCCCTTCAAACACACTAGGCCTATTGATCTTACCACATCCAATGTTATGTACAGCATGTCACTTGTGTTCAAATGTATGCTTCCAATTACAAGAGCATAAAAAAAAGTGTACCAAAACCGTCATAGCAAGATTGTCTTTAGCGAGTGTTTTATGCCCGAACTGTCTCTGAACGTGATGGTTGACAAGATTCATCACTCAAAGGCAATAATCTACGGCAATAATGTCATGAACAAATAAATGTACACTGTGTAGTGCTGTGTAATGGTTTGAATAACCTTGAGATAAGGATGCACTTTTGTGTGAAATGCACATGCTTACAGTATATTCACTATTCTTTTCCAGCCTCTGCACTCTTTAGAAAGGTCTTCTGAGTCATTTGATTCTAATGCGATGTTGGCAAAGGGATTCTTATGTGCTCCTGTAAGCAGATAAACAGAAAATTCATGCAAACTTTTATTCTAACATGAAACCTTCTAGCAATGTTGGTAATGAATAAGTTCCTTAATTTAATCATTTCCTATCATGTCAACCTGAGACCAGGAGCCTAACTAATTATCTTTATATGCAGCAACCGCAATTTATCACAAATAATGAATTTGCGAATTACCACATCGTTATCGGTGGAAAGAAACACTTGCATAATGTGTGTATGATATGTGGAGATatgatatgtatgtgtgtatgatatGTGGAGACATCTGTAACGTAATCCTCAGAGAAAGTTGGCTTTTGCACGTGAATTGGTGCCAGCTTGGTCTCTACCCATTCCTCCCCCCAACAAAGGTTTGGGGACTTGGTTTGTTTGACTGTCAGTTCTAAATGTGCATAGTGATGAAGTATGGAACAAAGCAGAGGGTTGATTAAGCTGAAGTTGCATTGTTAGTTCTGTCATACTTAATAGCAGTAATCAGGGGCTGATGCAGACCGAAATGCTCTACTTTTGTCTTAAAGGCTTGTCTGACGTCTTTGAGACAAAACAAGAATATTGTATTGCATTTACACATTTACACTTTGTCTGACAGCTCATCGGTTATTATTTCAAGAGAAAGACGAGTAAATTAGAGCAGTACAGTTTTGATGTAACTTTTAACATGACTAGCAGTTCTCCCCCCCCCTTTCATCTACCTCTTTCATCTACCTCTCTCATCTACCTCTTTCATCTacttcctctttcctctttcaTTTGAACTTTTCTCAACACTTCACTTAACGTCGTATGCCACAGTTACAATGCAATGTAAGACTTGTCGTAAGCACTTATGAACCCCTTCTCATAATAACAGCTCTTTGCAGTCTGCTGACACATTTCAGCAGAGAACACATGATAGACCTTCCATTAAGACATTATAAGCGCCTATATATGCTTATAACATGTACGGATGCTTATAGATTCAGTGGAGCTTGAGTCGAATCTCCAGGGTCACCTTGGATTGCATTGTGTCCAAAAGCGCAGTGTCTATTTCCTAGGAAGGAGTAGGGCAAAATGGGAGTTAAGTCCCTGCAAGGTGTTCATTTATCTGGCAGGGAGAAGCAGGCTTTCTTACCACCTCCTGTGGTAAGACTTCATGGCACAACAACGTTTCCATGAAATCAAAAAACACTCTTATTCATGTGCATTCCCTCGCCACCATAGAAATCAAAGCATTGTTTTGTTGCAATTGTTCCATCGTTTGAGAGCATTATATTCTGTCGAGGTGACATTCTCAATGTTTTATTTCTTATAACGGCTCGACAAAGGTTCTAGGCACTTAAGAGGATCACCTCCCAGTAATATGAACCATTCCAGTATTGATCAGGATAAAGTTCTGTTAAATTGCAAATAGCACTGCATTACAATATAGTCTACGTCTCAAGAATTTCTCACTTGGCTAAGATCCTATGGCAAATATGTTCAAATCACCAAATGTTTTTGATGTGTAATTGTTATTCCTGTTTAGATATTGCTTTGTCTGATTTTCACAGATATTTGCTTTACGTACAAGAACATGCACTGTAAAAGGGTGCGAGACATGGCATAGGCCAGGCATAACGTAAAACAGACACACATTCATGAAAAAAAAGACAGTTTACGGACTTTTACCCCTCCCTTCCCCAGTGCTTGTGCTACCTcagtttgctatgagacttggcTCAGTTTCACCAGCGGTGTCATTACCGCATCTACCTTGACCTGGACATCCTGTATAGCTTTGCACTACTCCtgaccacttctctctctccttcttcaggCATATTTTACCGCAAGTCCTGCGCCTCGTCCGGGGCATGCCTCATATCCTCGTCAGGCTACCAGCAGTTCTGCACTGGAAGGATCAACTCTGTGTGCATCTCCTGTTGTAACACACCGCTCTGCAATGGGCCCCGGAAGAAGAACCGCCCGGTCCCGTCGGCCGCCACCTCTTCATTTTCCTCCCTTCTTTTTATTCTGGTCTCCCTCAcgctggtctccctctctctgacataGACCGAGAGGCGTCCATTTGTCCCCTGCTCTACCCGAAGATAACACTAGAGTATTATGAGAGTACATATAGGCTACAGTACATAACCGTACGTAGTGTATTGGCCACATCAGACTCTAGTGTCGTCTTTGGAGAGGAATCCTATACATAAGAGACTAtcccaggaggttggtggcaacttaattggggagaacgagctcgtggtaatggctggatcagaatgagtggaatggtatcaaagacATCaagcacatggtttccaggtgtttgatggcattccatttgctccgttccggccattattatgagccgtcctcccctcagcagcctcctgtggactCTACAGCGTCATCTTTGGATCGGATACTCAAGAGCTTAAGACTCTTTGGAAGGATCCCCTTTTATAATCCTGGTGTTTTGAGTTTTTGAGAACTGAATGCTTGCCATtgcctccttcttcttcatccctCCCTTGCCCTCCAATCCCCCCTTGCTTACTCTGTAGGGTCCCTATTGGGGGCAATGGGCACTGACCTCATCAACGTCGGTGTTCTCCTGTTTATAGGAAGATCGAACGCTTCAGATCAATACTCCTGATGATTAGGAGTCAGACGTGATCATAGTCAGTGAGTACTCAGCAGCTGTTTAGCTGTGAGAATTGTGTTAACTCATCATGGATCTGAGTGTAGAGATGGTACTGACAGTTGAGGACATTGAGCAGTGAGTTGTAGGGATTTTGGAGATATATTTAGATGTCTGCATAATTTACTACTAGTACAAGTTCTTGTTACAGTAAGTACTAACTGCAGGATCTCATGTCTTATATCATTTGTAAGTACAGATGTgtgatcttaatttgaccagtttctcacagcaggaacatATTCATACAGCAACAAATCCTacagaaatgtgaattattgtgtgggttataattaatggacattttcgtaggggttgatacattttttgtttggGCAAAccaacattttaaagtggaaaatacaactttagaagcctttaaaaaccttgaatacactacaagtttgcttTTCCTGCTGTGCAGAAAATTCCCTGCAaaaacagggtgatcaaattaagatcctacatctgtatatacCCAATTACTTTCTTGGACTTCAAATATTGCTGAGAGACAcaaggaatttgttcttaaacgtTATATAAATTGAcaaacactactgttcaaaagtttggttcacttagaaatgcccttgttttttaaagcaaaagctaattttttgtccattaaaataacaacaaattgatccgaaatacagtgtagacattgttaatgttgtaaatgactattgtagctggaaataaCAGATTTTtacggaatatctacataggcgtacagaggcccattatcagcaaccatcactcctgtgttccaatggcacattgtgttagcttatccgagtttatcattttaaaaggctaattggtcattagaaaacccttttgcaattatgttagcacagctggaaactgttgtgctgattaaagaagcaattaaactggccttctttagactagttgagtatctggagcatcagcatttgtgggttcgattacaggcttaaaatggccagaaacaaagaactttcttcttaaactcgtcagtctatttttgttctgagaaattaaggttattccatgcgagaaattgccaagaaactgaagatcttgtacaacgctgtgcactactcacttcacagaacagagcaaactggctctaaccagaatagaaagaggagtgggaggccccggtgtaaaactgagcaagaggacaagtacattagagtgtctagtttgaaaacacaagtcctcaactggcagctttattaaatagtacccgcaaaacaccagtctcaacgtcaacagtgaagaggcgactccgggatgctggccttctaggcagagttgcaaagaaaaagccatatctcagaatggccagtaaaaagaaaagattaagatgggcaaaagaacacagacactggacaggggAACTCTGCCTTAGgaagccagcatcccagagtagccatttctcagaacaagaatagactgatgagtttcaagaagaaagttatttgtttctggccattttaagcctgtaatcaaacccacaaatgctgatgctccagacactcaactagtctaaagaaggccagtttaattgcttctttaatcagcacagcagttttcagctgtgcaaacataattgcaaaagggttttctaatgatcaattagccttttaaaatgataaactttgattagctaacataatgtgccattggaacacaggagtgaaggttgctgataatgggcctctgtacgcctatgtagataatccgtaaaaaaaatctgctgtttccagctacaatagtcatttacaacattaacaatgtctacactgtatttctggtcAATTTTATGTATATTAATGgttaaaaaatgtgattttctttcaaaaaacaaggacatttctacgtgatcccaaacttttgaacggtagcgtATTCAATAACCTGTTATTAGCTGTAGTCATTTACAGGATGATAATAATAGTCTGTATCAACATCCAGTTTCAACTTTAAAAACTTTTTTGGGGGTGTGGTTTTTCAAGTATATTTGAAGTCATTCAACAGTCCTTATAGTATATCTCCGCTTTTTAGTTGTAGAGCTTATGCAATTCCGTTATTCATAACTGATTCACAAGTTCACATTAAGGACATTTCAATGCAGGGATGCATATTATACAATTTTCTGTACAGACATGAGATATGTGGCTGTCATTGCGGGAAGGTCAGATTATAAGTATTGGTTATTGTAGCTACCTGCTAAAACTGCTTAGAGGAGCTTTTTAGTGTAGTTGCTCATCTGGAACTATTGACGATGTTAGTATAATGCTCATTCAGCAGCAGACGCTCACCACGCGCGGCGTGTTGTGGAATGAATCACTTAGCTATAAGTGGAGAGGCATAGTTGATGGATGCATTTACTCAACAATGTATCATGTACAAATATTGCTCATACTTTTATGTCTTACTGAaatcctattctctctctttctattgatGTTTCCTATCTGATGGATTGTCACTTGAAAGTACCAGAGAGCGCACAAACACAACTACAATATTTTGGATTGTGTAAAATGATCCACATGAACCATTGGAGTGAGTGACTGGTCGAAATGTTTCTATTGACCCCTGAAACTGACGTCACTCGCGTATATCAGAGTGTATATGACTACTGAAGGTTGAAGTGACAATGTGGAGTTAATTTGACAAAAGAGTACAGACAACAGTGCAGTAGGAAATACATGACGGGGTGTTTATTTATGTTGGCTAGTGTTTCTTTCTTGGTTCTTGTGCCATGGGCTTTTGCCAGTCATAGTCAGTATTAGCTTAGCAGTAGCTTTACAGTCATCTACTTTGTCTTTCTTTTCGGCTGATTCTATTGTCAATTGATGAGTTATTTATTCTGCTGAAAAGGCAGCACAGAGACTGAAGGGAAGACCATTCGTTTTTGAAATACAGCATATATGAAATGTAAATAGATTTCAGAAACATATCTAATAACTTACTCTCATTACTCcaatacaattgtatttgatttgatttgatttattcatTGGCCATTGTAATTATTGAAAGGCTTTGCAAAGAGATTAATGTAAGAAGTATGTCATAATGCATCCTTCAAATGAAAAGATAGTGGTTCAATTAAACGATAATGATACAGCTT carries:
- the LOC115129971 gene encoding ly6/PLAUR domain-containing protein 1-like, which produces MLLLIYATLLGIFLKTGYALQIQCYQCEEVKNNECSTPEFIVNCTVNVQDMCQKEVLVKKDGIFYRKSCASSGACLISSSGYQQFCTGRINSVCISCCNTPLCNGPRKKNRPVPSAATSSFSSLLFILVSLTLVSLSLT